A segment of the Acidobacteriota bacterium genome:
CTGGATGTCGCGCGCGTTGAGCGGGAGCGCCTGGATCATCTTCTGATCGATGAGTGCACCGACGGATGTAGACGTGGTCTCGACGACGGGCGCTTCGCTCGTGACGGTCACCGTTTCCCGCAGCGACCCGACCTCGAGCGTGAAGTTGATGACCACCTCGGCTCCGACGGTCAACTGGATGTTTTGGCGGATCTGGGTCTTGAACCCTTCCATTTCGGACCGGATTTCATACGGCCCAATCGGCAGCTGCGGCACGCGGTACCGCCCCTGGCCGTCGGTGACCGCCGCATGGACCTGCTCCGTGCCCGTGTGCTTGATCGTGACGGTCGCGCCAGGCAGCACGCCGCCGCTGTTGTCGGTGACCGTGCCCAGCATGGTCGCCGTCGTCTGCGCCTGCAGCGGCGCCGAGAGACCGAGCACGACCATCGCGGACAGGAACACCCTGCGACACTTCATGACGTCCTCCCATTCAGTACTTGCTGGCGTCGGCGCGAGGTGTGGTGCGCGTGCTTCAGGTGCTTGTCGAAGAACGCCATCACCAGATCGAACGCCTTCCGCTGGATCGCGTCCGGCTTGTACGCGCCGTCCGGCCCCGCGTACAAGAAGCCGTACCCGTGTACCGGATGATCGAAGCTGGCCCAGGTCGAATCCTTCCCTGCTTCCTTCATCCACTCGTGTGTCAGCTTGAAGATTCCCTGCAGGTGGTCATCGTCTCGGCCGAGGTGAAGAAACGGCGTGCGGATCGGCTGGATGCGGGCCATCGCCCGGCGTTTGTCGGCGTGCGTCCGGACCACCTCGATGTCCTGGTACTGGATTTCGGTGCCCTTGCGGGGCGCCGCCGGTCCGGTATCGACGCCGAGAAACTCGTGCGCCGCCCCCTCGTTCGGCACCGCGGCGCCGAACGTGATCTCGCTCGCGGCTTTCAGCATCAACTCGCCGCTGTGGCTCACGCCGTAGGTGCCGACGGCGTCCTTGTCCACGTACGGCAAGGACTGCAGGTAGTGGATGAGGGCGATGTAGTCGTCTGAGTCGAGGGAGGGATTTGACTTCAGCGTGCGCTGGCCGCCGCTGATGTTGTCGGAGAGGTTCTCGGACCGGTCGATTTTCTCGTACAGATAAGGAATCTCGTTGCGGTACTCGGCGTACGCGACGACGTAGCCACGCCCGAGCATCTCGTCTGTCATAGGGCCGAGGCGGCCGACCTGCCGCTCGACTTCGGGCATACCGCCGGCGCCATTGCCGGATCTCATTAGAATCGCGGGGAACGGACCCTTGCCGGCAGGCTTGCGAATGCCGACCGGAACGTAGATCTCGTCTCGCGTGAGCACGAAGGTCAGGTCGACGGGAGTTGACGCGCCCGCGATCGTTTTCGTGATGGTGTAGCCGTGAACGGTAGCGTGAAGTGCGGGTGGGGCGCCCGGAACACCCTTGGCCTGGCCGGGCGCGGGGCGCGATTCGCGCGCGCCGGGTCCCGCCATGCTTGACGCACCAGCCGCCGCAAACACCAGGGCCGCCGCGAACCCGGAAAGACGAAGAGTCATGGGGTGCCTCCGCGGCTGGCAGGAAAGTCCGAGGGACACCGATTGCTGCCAGTGTTGGGCGGCACTATAATCAGACCATTAGACCATGTCAAGCCTATTGGTCTTGTGATATGGTGGTCATACCAATGTATAGGACAGTCCAGCAGCCATCCAGGCTGTATGAACAGATCGTCGAGCAAATCGAGGCGTCGGTCGTCGGCGGGTCGCTGAAGCCGGGCGACCAGCTTCCGCCGGAGCGGGAGCTGGCGGAGCGGTTCGGCGTCAGCCGGACCGCCGTGCGCGAGGCGATCAAGACGCTGCGCGAGAAGGGGCTCGTCGAAGCCTTCCCCGGCCGCGG
Coding sequences within it:
- a CDS encoding prolyl oligopeptidase family serine peptidase; this translates as MTLRLSGFAAALVFAAAGASSMAGPGARESRPAPGQAKGVPGAPPALHATVHGYTITKTIAGASTPVDLTFVLTRDEIYVPVGIRKPAGKGPFPAILMRSGNGAGGMPEVERQVGRLGPMTDEMLGRGYVVAYAEYRNEIPYLYEKIDRSENLSDNISGGQRTLKSNPSLDSDDYIALIHYLQSLPYVDKDAVGTYGVSHSGELMLKAASEITFGAAVPNEGAAHEFLGVDTGPAAPRKGTEIQYQDIEVVRTHADKRRAMARIQPIRTPFLHLGRDDDHLQGIFKLTHEWMKEAGKDSTWASFDHPVHGYGFLYAGPDGAYKPDAIQRKAFDLVMAFFDKHLKHAHHTSRRRQQVLNGRTS